One Eremothecium cymbalariae DBVPG#7215 chromosome 2, complete sequence DNA window includes the following coding sequences:
- the IOC4 gene encoding Ioc4p (similar to Ashbya gossypii ABR097C), with translation MPAKHVYQPTDIVLAKMKGYPSWPAMIIPNEIIPPNVIRLHRKNQRQGEDVDDEAEQDDAEESDSKYIVYSDLLKFRRFDKVQSSYCLKFLCDDTYTWLKAQDMSPLTVEQCKEWLSKSNKSKKKQNSKNKKLVEAYEMAMKGTDGIDVWEFVEYGSSGRPEDEEEYLEESTPGDDDPEDSVEFQDEEEDEDEDEEEVGGATNGSKLSPKRKERVTLKPTRSSKRQRAARERKEQEVKPKRQTRSSRSKREVALAQVDNTSDLKGIENDKDVESGSKRTIGRSKKTASDKKQANSKKNKIQEPQRYKYEDDENWEIVGMGPQDLTINSSNPLLNRLSQKKNLELHNELKLDLQDKLFMINRLLLDGVLSSEASQDEFEIIIDEIDIAISMKGSHNELITVFLANNELLANLRALFNLKQNQLKAFNLWDKFMAIFDEVYGFEFTPEAQPWSLDAMNTQESATHAGPDRLSPQPNGG, from the coding sequence ATGCCAGCTAAACATGTTTATCAGCCTACAGATATTGTGCTTGCGAAAATGAAGGGGTATCCTTCTTGGCCTGCGATGATTATTCCGAATGAAATCATACCGCCTAATGTGATCAGACTACACCGGAAGAACCAGCGTCAGGGCGAGGATGTAGATGATGAGGCGGAACAGGATGATGCTGAGGAGAGTGATTCCAAGTATATTGTATATTCAGATTTGCTCAAGTTTCGGAGGTTTGATAAGGTACAGTCGTCCTACTGTCTGAAGTTCTTGTGTGATGACACGTACACGTGGCTTAAGGCTCAAGATATGTCACCGTTAACCGTGGAGCAATGTAAGGAGTGGCTGAGTAAGTCTAACAAGtcgaagaagaaacagaataGTAAGAACAAAAAGTTGGTGGAGGCTTATGAGATGGCGATGAAGGGCACGGATGGGATTGACGTGTGGGAGTTTGTGGAGTATGGTAGTTCTGGAAGACCGGAAGACGAGGAAGAATATCTTGAAGAATCCACGcctggtgatgatgatccGGAAGACTCAGTTGAGTTtcaagatgaagaagaggatgaggatgaggatgaagaagaagtcgGGGGTGCTACTAATGGGAGCAAACTCTCGCCGAAGAGGAAAGAAAGGGTAACTTTGAAGCCTACGAGGAGCAGTAAGAGACAGAGGGCAGCAAGAGAGAGGAAGGAACAAGAGGTGAAACCCAAGCGACAGACTCGTTCTTCGAGATCAAAGAGAGAAGTTGCTCTAGCTCAGGTTGACAATACAAGCGACTTGAAGGGCATAGAAAATGATAAAGATGTTGAATCAGGATCCAAAAGGACTATTGGACGTAGTAAGAAAACTGCATCAGATAAGAAACAGGCAAATAGTAAGAAAAATAAGATTCAAGAACCCCAGCGATACAAGTACGAGGATGACGAGAATTGGGAGATTGTTGGTATGGGTCCTCAGGATCTGACCATAAATTCATCTAACCCACTCCTCAATAGACTCtcacaaaagaaaaatctaGAACTTCATAACGAGTTAAAACTTGACCTTCAAGATAAGCTGTTTATGATCAACAGGCTTCTCCTGGATGGAGTATTAAGTAGCGAGGCTTCTCAGGATGAATTTGAGATCATAATCGATGAAATAGATATTGCCATCAGTATGAAGGGATCTCACAACGAACTCATTACTGTTTTTCTTGCAAACAACGAGCTCTTGGCCAATCTGCGTGCCCTTTTCAACTTGAAGCAGAATCAGCTCAAGGCATTCAACCTCTGGGATAAATTTATGGCCATATTCGATGAAGTCTACGGCTTTGAATTTACACCTGAGGCTCAACCTTGGTCACTGGACGCTATGAATACTCAAGAATCTGCTACCCATGCAGGACCGGACAGACTATCTCCTCAGCCGAATGGGGGTTAA
- the CSM3 gene encoding Csm3p (similar to Ashbya gossypii ABR100W) gives MDSAGHVGEHGDVDGQSGSGAGAVADASDILEGGVMDADPTTIEIKRSRTVVKLHYERLVSSKGLPYLLKNGPKYGRISKRRDTYQNLCHLLQFYQLWAHELYPKAKFKDFVSVCDRLGKTDKLLRQYRMELIREELDRFSGGGGVRSVGMDVDGDEDNDELYTNSHVGGLKQVSGPSTFGDIEVPEGLHEGCSGRPVEGLSKGSSDSLTADTPSTAATTVSSQVNQEEELLLRELQDVEQEMGYSGEEYEDEDQLAILREMEQGG, from the coding sequence ATGGATTCTGCAGGACATGTTGGAGAGCATGGCGACGTAGACGGGCAGTCAGGTtctggtgctggtgctgttgctgatgcGTCCGATATTCTGGAGGGTGGGGTGATGGATGCAGACCCAACGACAATTGAGATAAAACGTAGCAGAACAGTTGTTAAATTGCATTATGAGAGGCTAGTAAGTAGTAAAGGGTTGCCTTATCTGTTGAAGAATGGGCCTAAGTATGGAAGAATCTCTAAACGTAGGGACACATATCAGAATCTTTGTCATTTATTACAGTTTTATCAGTTATGGGCGCATGAGTTGTATCCTAAGGCGAAATTTAAGGATTTTGTCAGTGTGTGCGATAGACTAGGGAAAACTGATAAGCTGCTACGGCAGTATCGGATGGAATTGATCCGGGAGGAGCTGGATAGGTTTTCAGGTGGTGGCGGAGTAAGGAGTGTGGGTATGGATGTGGATGGGGATGAGGACAATGATGAATTGTATACTAATTCTCATGTAGGTGGCTTGAAGCAGGTATCCGGACCGTCAACATTTGGGGACATTGAGGTGCCGGAAGGACTGCATGAGGGATGTTCAGGGAGGCCGGTTGAAGGGCTGTCGAAAGGTAGTAGCGATAGTTTGACGGCGGATACTCCTTCCACTGCAGCTACAACAGTGTCATCGCAGGTGAACCAGGAAGAAgagctgctgctgagggAACTGCAAGATGTAGAGCAAGAAATGGGTTACTCGGGCGAAGAatatgaggatgaggatcAACTGGCGATTCTCCGGGAGATGGAGCAGGGCGGCTAG
- a CDS encoding uncharacterized protein (similar to Ashbya gossypii ABR99W-A) translates to MELYYGFYSENNVCCDATVTLSCMGEDAGRTEMPEGLSGGYDDDECEDMIVDFNMGSLEAMNLKTWQMMVEVADKLERL, encoded by the coding sequence ATGGAATTATACTACGGATTTTACTCGGAGAATAATGTATGTTGCGATGCGACGGTGACATTGTCTTGTATGGGAGAGGATGCAGGCAGGACAGAAATGCCAGAGGGATTAAGTGGAGGctatgatgatgatgagtgCGAGGATATGattgttgattttaacaTGGGTTCGTTGGAAGCTATGAATCTCAAGACATGGCAGATGATGGTGGAGGTAGCAGATAAGTTAGAGAGGTTATAA
- a CDS encoding L-methionine (R)-S-oxide reductase (similar to Ashbya gossypii AFR115W), which yields MADSGHNDNIYHAEYSNYSTSNKEETLEQLNDSYRGLVAGQDNLVCNLANASSLLWYAYKNLGINVNWAGFYITKKDNDQKLILGPFQGKVACQEIQFGSGVCGTAALNQQTEVVSDVSKFPGHIPCDGETKSEIVVPIILNNKTVALIDIDCLDYDAFGDVDRRYLEELASLIVETCKF from the coding sequence ATGGCAGACTCTGGTCATAACGATAATATTTATCATGCGGAATATTCAAACTATTCTACCTCGAACAAGGAAGAGACCCTAGAACAATTAAATGATTCTTACAGAGGGCTAGTTGCTGGGCAGGATAATCTGGTTTGTAATTTAGCCAATGCTTCTTCCTTGCTATGGTATGCATATAAAAATTTGGGTATAAATGTGAATTGGGCAGGTTTTTACATTACCAAGAAGGATAACGACCAAAAGTTGATTCTTGGTCCATTTCAAGGGAAGGTGGCTTGTCAGGAAATCCAATTTGGAAGCGGAGTCTGTGGAACAGCAGCACTAAATCAGCAGACTGAAGTTGTGTCCGATGTTAGTAAGTTCCCAGGACATATTCCATGCGATGGAGAAACCAAAAGTGAAATTGTTGTACCGATTATTTTAAACAACAAAACTGTAGCTTTGATCGACATAGACTGTTTGGACTACGATGCTTTTGGAGATGTGGACAGACGTTATTTGGAAGAGCTCGCTAGTTTAATCGTTGAGACATGCAAATTCTAG
- the ERB1 gene encoding ribosome biogenesis protein ERB1 (similar to Ashbya gossypii ABR101C), whose amino-acid sequence MVCDKKDRSENKPSVSTKRTVESLEVEEPKPTDDELNVNGLIDESDSDDEDEDEDEFQSAEEGIVSSKFQDLDESVADGGSDSDADSDAEFNKLLAVDEGDEAELEYDSTDFSDDTSSLRDKLSGFKSKTILTDDSNVIETKFSDGKPRIIKPEINPVYDSDDTDGEAQNTIGNIPLSAYDEMPHIGYDINGKRIMRPAKGSALDALLDSIELPEGWTGLLDKNSGASLNLTDEELKFIAKIQNNEQTDDSINPYEPLVDWFTRHEEIMPVTAIPEPKRRFIPSTSEAKRIMKIVKAIREGRIIPPKKLKEMREKEDAENHNYDLWENSETTNDHIMNLRAPKLPPPTNEESYNPPEEYLLTPEEREEWEKLDPSERERSFIPQKFGSLRKVPGYTESVRERFERSLDLYLAPRVRKNKLNIDPESLIPELPSPKDLRPFPIRCSTVYQGHTGKIRALSIDPNGLWLATGSDDGTVRIWEILTGREVYKVTIIDISENKEDHIDAIEWNPEKSIGLLAVAAAENIYLIVPPIFGFEIENNSRLKVENGFGFDTFGNTKKANLNVNSDDEEDDSAGDSKTSAVNKQVAQWNKATQKQIENDIAIVITCRKIVKKLSWHRKGDYFVTVQPESGHTSVLIHQLSKHLTQSPFKKSKGIIMDTKFHPFKPQLFVCSQRYVRIYDLSQQVLVKKLLPGARWLSTIDIHPRGDNLIASSFDKRVLWHDLDLSSTPYKTLRYHEKAVRSVAFHKKLPLFCSAADDGTIHVFHATVYDDMMKNPLLVPLKKLTGHQLVNSLGVLNTVWHPREAWLFSSGADNTARLWTT is encoded by the coding sequence ATGGTTTGTGATAAAAAGGATAGGTCTGAAAATAAGCCATCGGTTTCTACTAAGAGGACTGTTGAAAGTCTGGAAGTAGAAGAACCTAAGCCTACAGATGACGAATTGAACGTTAACGGTCTGATAGACGAAAGTGACAGtgacgatgaagacgaagacgaagacgaaTTCCAATCTGCTGAAGAGGGTATAGTAAGTTCTAAATTTCAAGATCTTGATGAAAGTGTAGCAGATGGAGGGTCGGACTCGGACGCAGACTCGGATGCAGAGTTTAATAAGTTATTGGCGGTGGATGAGGGAGATGAGGCAGAATTAGAATACGATTCCACTGATTTCTCAGACGATACGAGTTCACTACGAGACAAGCTTTCTGGTTTCAAATCGAAAACTATCTTAACTGATGATAGCAATGTTATTGAGACTAAGTTTTCAGATGGTAAACCTAGAATAATCAAACCTGAGATCAATCCGGTTTATGATAGCGATGATACAGATGGGGAAGCTCAAAATACCATTGGTAATATACCGTTATCTGCGTATGATGAAATGCCTCATATTGGTTATGACATCAATGGTAAAAGAATTATGAGACCTGCGAAAGGTTCTGCATTGGATGCACTCCTGGATTCTATCGAACTCCCTGAGGGCTGGACTGGGTTGTTAGACAAGAATTCTGGTGCATCGTTGAACCTAACCGACgaggaattaaaatttaTAGCCAAGATTCAGAACAATGAACAAACAGATGATTCTATTAATCCTTATGAACCATTGGTCGATTGGTTTACCAGGCATGAAGAAATTATGCCTGTGACTGCTATTCCAGAGCCTAAGAGAAGATTTATCCCATCAACAAGCGAAGCAAAACGTATCATGAAGATAGTTAAAGCTATCAGGGAGGGTCGTATCATTCCAccaaagaagttgaaggagatGAGAGAGAAGGAAGATGCGGAAAATCATAATTATGATTTATGGGAAAATTCTGAAACCACCAATGATCATATCATGAATTTAAGAGCTCCAAAGTTACCTCCTCCAACTAATGAAGAGTCTTATAACCCACCTGAGGAATACTTACTGACTCCagaagagagagaagaaTGGGAAAAGTTGGATCCAAGCGAGAGGGAAAGATCATTTATCCCTCAGAAGTTTGGATCTTTAAGAAAAGTCCCTGGGTACACCGAATCTGTCAGAGAACGGTTTGAGAGATCTTTAGATTTGTATTTGGCTCCTCGTGTTcgtaaaaacaaattgaatattGATCCAGAGTCACTAATTCCAGAGCTACCATCTCCAAAAGACTTGAGGCCCTTCCCAATTCGCTGTTCTACCGTATATCAGGGACATACGGGTAAAATCCGTGCCCTGTCCATTGATCCAAATGGTTTGTGGTTGGCTACTGGATCCGATGATGGAACGGTAAGGATATGGGAGATTTTAACAGGAAGAGAAGTCTACAAGGTTACCATCATTGATATTTCAGAGAACAAAGAAGACCACATTGACGCCATTGAATGGAATCCAGAAAAATCTATTGGTCTGTTGGCTGTAGCTGCTGCcgaaaatatatatctgattGTACCACCTATCTTTGGATTTGAAATAGAAAACAACAGTAGGCTGAAGGTTGAAAATGGTTTCGGTTTTGATACTTTTGGTAATACAAAGAAAGCAAATCTAAATGTTAActcagatgatgaggaagacGATAGTGCGGGTGATTCTAAGACATCTGCTGTGAATAAGCAAGTGGCTCAATGGAATAAGGCAacccaaaaacaaatagaGAATGACATAGCAATTGTTATTACTTGTCGGAAAATCGTAAAGAAACTCTCCTGGCATAGAAAAGGTGACTACTTTGTTACGGTGCAACCTGAATCTGGCCATACCTCTGTTTTGATCCACCAGCTGTCTAAACATCTGACTCAATCTCCTTTTAAGAAATCCAAGGGTATAATTATGGACACCAAGTTTCATCCGTTTAAGCCCCAATTATTTGTATGCTCTCAGAGATACGTTAGAATTTACGATCTTTCGCAACAAGTGCTAGtaaagaagttgttgcCTGGAGCTCGTTGGTTATCCACCATTGATATACATCCTAGAGGTGACAACCTAATTGCATCTTCGTTTGATAAGCGGGTATTGTGGCACGATCTAGATCTCTCATCGACCCCATACAAGACTTTGAGGTATCATGAGAAGGCTGTCAGAAGTGTTGCTTTCCATAAGAAGCTACCGTTGTTCTGCTCCGCTGCTGACGACGGAACCATACACGTTTTCCACGCCACTGTTTATGATGATATGATGAAGAACCCTCTCTTGGTGccattgaaaaaattaacAGGCCACCAACTGGTGAACAGTCTGGGTGTCTTGAACACCGTCTGGCATCCAAGAGAAGCCTGGTTATTTTCATCAGGCGCTGACAACACAGCCCGTTTGTGGACCACTTAA
- the NUP116 gene encoding FG-nucleoporin NUP116 (similar to Ashbya gossypii ABR099C), with product MFGVSRPTFGNTGASPFGQQQTGTFGQPQSTTNAFGSNTTNNAQSGFGGFGNTQQQATPSPFGMSQQQQSNNGPFGQATSSVSNPPSLFNGNAGGQAAAGGTGIKPFSAYTEKDATTGVNNAFQSISCMPEYKNYSFEELRFQDYKANNKYGQGGTGAGGNVASSFGAQSNSSPFGTNNQASFGVGNANASSTGGFFGQANTNTASSPFNQNTTSNAFGQATANSPFVQTSTNAFGQGAAGASSSPFGQGNAAANSPFGLKTATTTGAGGGGGLFGQNNTSATFGQNATTSGGLFGQSGNANNASPFGQSSTFNQAANTSAGGLFGQNNNQQQQQPGSMFASSNNQQSGGLFGQNNTQQQSTGLFGNANSATATFGQSNTSGLFNKPTTAGGLFGQSGTQPQQQGGGLFGQNNTNTVFGQGNPSSGGLFGQTQQAQPPQAGGPSGAGAGAGAGIFGQNTQQGSLFGQSNNTQQPQQQQQQPQQGGLFVQNGQQQQGGLFGQNSGSNSFRQTSNAAAGGIFGSKPPATGGLFGQNTVGGNRFGQPTTNNTNTGGLFGQNNAQQQSGGMFGSNNTQQPSGGLFGQNSNAQQQPGSGLFGQNNNTQQLGGGLFGQNNNQQQGGGMFGSKPTGTSTGGLFSGGNNAPAAGGLFGNNNQQQQQQQQGGGLFGNNTAQSGAIAGGLFGNKTLNNNTGAGLFGNNSSSQTNNTGVGLFGSTNNVNANSNSGSGGLFTPKPLNASSSSATGSLFGSKPSGTSTVGATGGGLFSSKPGVATSSGLFGPKAPGSTTNGLFGNTNSSSTGSNIANLQQPVGNSVSSAQQGNNPYGTNELFSRVIIPNSFTQPSKPSATKINADNKKKASLTSAYRLAPKPLFSPKSKANGTAARSGNNIMSRKVSSMSSSQESTRELVPTSTGSSTVFTNETDEIILSSTNRLFNPDKKSFKNLILNRKKMEDAAGVGNDGNEEPKRITFAPALASEKETSQSKESNFFETVHDTPAAAKENKKPSYIFNGTNLPIMQANTAVEEKKDIVKPSGFVGDDLSFIEDGYYISPSLETLSSMTLLQLRKVSGLVVGQNDYGKIEFLAPVDLSNISLPTICGNLVRFAEKVCEVSYVGNIAPPPGDQLNVRARITLHSTYPTDKATRQPIKDPKHPILKRHIEKLKKIEHTKFESYDVKTGSYIFIVETPVA from the coding sequence ATGTTTGGTGTGTCGAGGCCTACTTTCGGTAATACAGGGGCTTCGCCTTTTGGGCAGCAACAAACAGGGACGTTCGGTCAACCTCAATCTACGACAAATGCATTTGGGTCCAACACCACGAATAATGCGCAGTCAGGGTTTGGTGGGTTCGGAAACACCCAACAACAAGCCACACCTTCTCCTTTTGGTATGtcacagcaacaacaaagtAATAATGGTCCATTTGGTCAGGCAACGTCCTCGGTGTCGAATCCGCCTTCCCTGTTCAATGGCAACGCAGGAGGTCAAGCAGCTGCAGGTGGGACTGGAATCAAGCCGTTCAGTGCCTATACGGAAAAAGATGCGACTACTGGTGTCAACAATGCATTCCAGTCGATTTCGTGCATGCCAGAGTATAAGAACTATTCGTTTGAAGAGTTAAGATTCCAGGACTATAAAGCGAACAACAAGTATGGTCAAGGGGGAACAGGCGCCGGGGGGAACGTTGCTTCGTCTTTTGGGGCACAATCAAACAGTTCCCCTTTTGGTACTAACAATCAAGCATCTTTTGGTGTAGGAAACGCTAATGCTTCCTCGACAGGAGGGTTCTTTGGCCAAGCCAATACCAATACGGCAAGCTCTCCCTTCAATCAGAATACCACTAGCAATGCATTTGGCCAGGCTACTGCGAACTCGCCTTTTGTTCAGACCAGTACGAATGCTTTTGGTCAAGGTGCAGCTGGGGCTAGTAGTTCACCGTTTGGTCAGGGCAATGCTGCAGCTAACTCTCCTTTTGGCTTAAAGACCGCCACCACAACAGGTGCTGGCGGTGGCGGTGGGTTATTTGGACAAAATAACACGAGCGCTACATTTGGACAGAATGCCACTACTAGCGGCGGCTTATTTGGCCAAAGTGGCAATGCCAATAATGCTTCACCATTTGGCCAATCTAGTACGTTTAATCAGGCGGCTAATACGTCTGCTGGCGGCTTATTTGGtcaaaataataatcagcaacagcaacagccTGGCAGCATGTTTGCCTCTAGTAACAATCAACAGTCTGGTGGGTTGTTTGGCCAAAATAATACTCAACAGCAGAGCACAGGCTTGTTTGGCAATGCTAACAGTGCTACCGCCACTTTTGGCCAAAGTAATACCTCTGGGTTATTCAACAAGCCTACTACAGCGGGCGGCTTGTTCGGTCAAAGCGGCACCCAGCCACAACAGCAGGGTGGCGGACTCTTTGGacaaaataatacaaaCACTGTATTTGGCCAAGGTAATCCGTCATCTGGTGGCTTATTTGGGCAAACTCAGCAAGCTCAACCTCCACAAGCAGGAGGCCCTAgtggtgctggtgctggtgctggtgctggcATTTTTGGACAGAACACCCAGCAGGGTAGTCTCTTCGGTCAAAGTAATAACACGCAGCAGCcgcaacaacagcagcaacaaccacaacaaGGTGGTCTCTTTGTACAAAACGGCCAACAACAGCAAGGTGGCTTGTTTGGCCAAAATAGTGGAAGTAATAGCTTTAGGCAAACCAGTAATGCCGCTGCAGGTGGGATTTTTGGAAGCAAACCCCCTGCAACTGGCGGCTTATTTGGCCAGAATACAGTTGGTGGCAATAGATTTGGTCAACCCACTACTAACAATACCAATACAGGCGGGTTATTCGGTCAGAATAATGCCCAGCAGCAGAGTGGAGGTATGTTTGGGTCTAATAATACCCAACAACCGTCTGGAGGGTTGTTTGGACAAAATAGCAATGCTCAGCAACAGCCAGGCAGCGGTTTGTTCGgacaaaacaacaatacTCAGCAACTAGGAGGAGGACTATTTGGTCAGAATAACAATCAGCAACAGGGTGGTGGGATGTTTGGTTCCAAGCCTACAGGTACGTCGACTGGAGGTTTGTTTAGTGGGGGTAACAATGCACCTGCTGCTGGCGGTTTGTTTGGCAACAACaatcaacagcagcagcagcagcagcaaggCGGTGGCTTGTTTGGCAATAATACTGCTCAGTCGGGTGCAATTGCTGGAGGCTTGTTTGGGAACAAAACTCTGAACAACAATACAGGTGCAGGATTATTTGGtaacaattcttcatcGCAGACTAACAATACCGGAGTTGGTTTATTTGGCAGCACTAATAATGTCAATGCCAATTCCAATTCCGGTTCTGGTGGTCTGTTCACTCCCAAACCTCTTAACGCCTCATCCTCTAGTGCTACAGGTAGTTTGTTTGGATCAAAACCGTCCGGAACTTCTACTGTGGGCGCTACGGGTGGTGGACTTTTTAGTTCAAAGCCTGGAGTGGCAACTAGCTCTGGTCTTTTTGGACCAAAGGCTCCTGGTTCCACCACCAATGGACTGTTTGGAAATaccaattcatcatcaacgGGATCAAACATTGCTaatcttcaacaacctGTGGGGAATTCTGTGTCCTCTGCCCAACAAGGAAATAACCCATATGGTACCAATGAACTCTTTTCGCGAGTTATTATCCCAAATTCATTTACACAACCCTCAAAGCCAAGCGCTACAAAAATTAACGCTGacaacaagaagaaagctTCTTTGACTAGTGCATACAGACTCGCTCCAAAGCCACTATTTAGCCCGAAGTCCAAAGCTAACGGCACTGCTGCGCGCTCTGGAAACAACATTATGAGCAGAAAAGTCTCCTCCATGTCGTCTTCACAAGAGTCCACCAGAGAGTTAGTTCCGACTTCTACCGGTTCTTCCACTGTGTTTACTAATGAGACAGATGAAATCATCTTATCTTCCACTAATAGGCTTTTTAACCCGGACAAGaaatcattcaaaaacctAATATTGAACAGgaaaaaaatggaagaCGCCGCCGGTGTGGGAAATGATGGAAACGAGGAGCCAAAGAGAATTACTTTTGCGCCCGCACTTGCTAGCGAGAAAGAGACCTCCCAAAGTAAGGAGTccaatttctttgaaaCCGTACATGATACACCCGCGGCcgcaaaagaaaacaagaagcCATCCTATATATTTAATGGTACTAACCTGCCTATAATGCAGGCAAATACCGCCGTggaggaaaagaaagatattGTGAAACCTTCCGGTTTTGTCGGGGACGATCTTTCTTTCATTGAAGATGGATACTATATATCTCCTTCCCTGGAGACCTTGTCATCGATGACGTTGTTACAGCTTCGGAAAGTATCTGGCCTAGTTGTGGGTCAAAATGATTACGGGAAGATCGAGTTTTTAGCCCCTGTCGACTTGTCCAATATTTCTCTGCCCACGATTTGCGGCAACTTGGTCCGTTTTGCGGAGAAGGTATGTGAGGTCAGCTACGTCGGCAATATTGCCCCTCCGCCAGGCGACCAATTAAATGTTCGCGCCCGCATAACGCTTCACAGCACTTATCCAACTGACAAGGCAACCAGACAGCCAATTAAGGATCCTAAACATCCCATATTGAAGAGACAcattgaaaagttgaagaagatcgAGCACACAAAGTTCGAATCTTACGATGTGAAGACAGGGAGTTACATCTTCATTGTTGAAACTCCTGTTGCATAA
- a CDS encoding uncharacterized protein (similar to Ashbya gossypii ABR098C), which yields MSDTEKQDQPQQKERRKIEIKFIQDKTRRHITFSKRKHGIMKKAYELSVLTGTQVLLLVVSETGLVYTFTTPKFQPIVTQPEGKNLIQACLNAPEEEEEDEDEEDDDEEIKDEDKPDVSVGGVAGPNAVQDASGNPNAVNVGVPSNDHVAAAHSVAAGAAAHHHHHHHHHAAAAAVAAHHQQLPPQQQQNFNNPAAYLNAEQAAVYQQYFNGVNSQQGQY from the coding sequence ATGTCTGACACAGAGAAACAAGATCAACCTCAACAGAAGGAGAGGAGAAAAATCGAAATCAAGTTTATTCAAGATAAGACTAGGCGTCATATCACATTTTCGAAACGTAAGCATGGGATTATGAAGAAGGCGTATGAATTGTCTGTGTTGACTGGCACCCAggttcttcttcttgttgtGTCCGAGACAGGACTTGTTTACACTTTTACGACTCCAAAATTTCAGCCTATAGTGACACAACCTGAGGGTAAGAATCTTATTCAAGCATGTTTGAACGCACctgaggaagaagaggaggacGAGGACGAGGAGgacgatgatgaggaaATCAAGGACGAGGATAAACCAGACGTTTCTGTGGGTGGTGTTGCTGGTCCAAACGCCGTTCAAGATGCGTCGGGGAATCCTAACGCAGTTAATGTTGGTGTACCATCGAACGACCATGTTGCAGCTGCACATTCGGTTGCTGCAGGGGCTGCAGCGcaccatcatcaccaccatcatcatcatgcAGCGGCGGCGGCAGTGGCGGCGCATCATCAGCAGCTTCCtcctcagcagcagcagaattTTAATAATCCTGCCGCCTACTTGAATGCTGAGCAGGCTGCTGTTTACCAGCAGTATTTCAACGGTGTGAACTCACAACAAGGTCAATATTGA
- the YNK1 gene encoding nucleoside diphosphate kinase (similar to Ashbya gossypii ABR096C), with protein sequence MSDQTQRTFIAVKPDGVQRGLISQILARFENRGYKLVGIKMIVPTEALLREHYAEHVDRPFFPKLLAHMTSGPVAAMVWEGSDVVAQGRTVLGATNPSNALPGTIRGDFGIDMGRNVCHGSDSVASAEREINLWFKKEELADWTLSQHKWIYE encoded by the coding sequence ATGTCTGATCAAACTCAAAGAACTTTTATCGCTGTTAAGCCAGATGGTGTCCAAAGAGGGCTAATCTCGCAGATTTTGGCTCGTTTTGAGAACCGTGGCTATAAATTAGTCGGCATCAAGATGATTGTACCAACTGAGGCATTGTTGAGGGAACACTACGCTGAACATGTTGACAGGCCTTTCTTCCCAAAGTTGCTTGCTCACATGACTTCTGGTCCTGTCGCAGCTATGGTCTGGGAGGGTTCTGATGTGGTTGCTCAAGGTCGTACTGTTTTGGGTGCTACCAACCCATCAAATGCTCTTCCAGGTACCATCAGAGGTGACTTTGGTATCGATATGGGTAGAAATGTTTGCCATGGTTCAGACTCTGTTGCATCTGCTGAAAGAGAGATTAACTTGtggttcaaaaaagaagagcTTGCTGACTGGACGTTGAGTCAACACAAGTGGATCTACGAGTGA